One genomic segment of Streptomyces sp. NBC_00239 includes these proteins:
- a CDS encoding phosphatidylglycerol lysyltransferase domain-containing protein, with protein sequence MSSRIDGDKSGQVPHKVRRILRGPRPESVPSLVGTAAAVVGLLDIAAGVFPRFRHSRIHAVTEVLPGSLGPFAAALALSAGVLLLLLAHGLKRRKRRAWRAAVVLLPAGAVAQFTYRHSIIGVLIAAALLALLLRHQGEFDALPDPRSRWKALANFVLLSAGSIGLGLVIVNSHPGRVIGNPGIAEQITHVVYGLFGFEGPVDYAGRVSWTVGYSLGALGMLTAITTIYLAFRPEHPAARLTAEDEARLRELLARHGGRDSLGHFALRHDKAVVFSPSGKAAVTYRVVSGVMLASGDPIGDVEAWPGAIERFMDEAKAHSWTPAVMGCSETGGEVWTRETGLDALELGDEAIVDVADFSLSGRAMRNVRQMVKRIERNGYTTKVRRVSELDETELAHVRAAASAWRGTDTERGFSMALGRVGEPGDGDCIIATAHRAAEEGDPASPYGDLKAVLHFVPWGPDGMSLDLMRRDRAADPGMNELLICAALQAAPGLRIEKVSLNFAMFRSALARGEKIGAGPVLRMWRGLLVFLSRWFQIESLYKFNAKFRPRWEPRFVVFRTTRDLPRIGFAAMQAEGFVTLALPRLLSRRSGPKQRPCAHAALTPAKVVAPAGEREIRAA encoded by the coding sequence ATGTCTAGCAGGATAGATGGCGATAAGTCGGGACAGGTTCCGCACAAGGTCCGTCGCATCCTCCGCGGGCCACGGCCCGAGTCGGTGCCTTCCCTCGTCGGCACGGCGGCCGCCGTCGTCGGTCTCCTCGACATCGCCGCGGGCGTCTTCCCGCGGTTCCGCCACAGCCGCATCCACGCCGTCACCGAGGTGCTGCCCGGCTCCCTGGGCCCCTTCGCCGCCGCCCTCGCGCTCAGCGCCGGCGTCCTCCTGCTGCTGCTCGCGCACGGGCTCAAGCGCCGCAAGCGCCGCGCCTGGCGGGCCGCCGTCGTCCTGCTGCCCGCCGGCGCCGTGGCGCAGTTCACCTACCGGCACTCGATCATCGGCGTGCTCATCGCCGCGGCCCTGCTCGCGCTGCTCCTGCGCCACCAGGGTGAATTCGACGCGCTGCCCGACCCGCGCAGCCGCTGGAAGGCCCTCGCCAACTTCGTCCTGCTGAGCGCCGGCTCCATCGGCCTGGGCCTGGTCATCGTCAACTCCCACCCCGGCCGGGTGATCGGCAACCCCGGCATCGCCGAGCAGATCACCCACGTCGTCTACGGGCTCTTCGGCTTCGAAGGCCCGGTCGACTACGCCGGCCGGGTGTCCTGGACCGTCGGCTACTCCCTCGGCGCGCTCGGCATGCTGACCGCCATCACCACCATCTACCTGGCCTTCCGCCCCGAGCACCCGGCCGCCCGGCTCACCGCCGAGGACGAGGCCCGGCTGCGCGAGCTGCTCGCCCGGCACGGCGGCCGCGACTCCCTCGGCCACTTCGCCCTGCGCCACGACAAGGCCGTCGTCTTCTCCCCCAGCGGCAAGGCAGCCGTCACCTACCGCGTGGTCTCCGGCGTGATGCTCGCCTCCGGCGACCCGATCGGCGACGTCGAGGCCTGGCCCGGCGCGATCGAGCGGTTCATGGACGAGGCCAAGGCCCACTCCTGGACCCCCGCCGTCATGGGCTGCAGCGAGACCGGCGGCGAGGTGTGGACCCGCGAGACCGGCCTCGACGCCCTGGAGCTCGGCGACGAGGCCATCGTCGACGTCGCGGACTTCTCCCTCAGCGGCCGCGCGATGCGCAACGTCCGCCAGATGGTCAAGCGCATCGAGCGCAACGGCTACACCACCAAGGTCCGCCGGGTCAGCGAGCTCGACGAGACCGAGCTGGCGCACGTACGGGCCGCGGCCTCCGCCTGGCGCGGCACCGACACCGAGCGCGGCTTCTCCATGGCCCTGGGCCGCGTCGGCGAGCCCGGCGACGGCGACTGCATCATCGCCACCGCCCACCGGGCCGCCGAAGAGGGCGACCCCGCCTCCCCGTACGGCGACCTGAAGGCCGTCCTGCACTTCGTTCCGTGGGGCCCGGACGGCATGTCCCTCGACCTCATGCGCCGCGACCGCGCCGCCGACCCCGGCATGAACGAGCTGCTGATCTGCGCCGCCCTGCAGGCCGCCCCCGGCCTGCGGATCGAGAAGGTCTCCCTCAACTTCGCGATGTTCCGCTCGGCCCTGGCCCGCGGCGAGAAGATCGGCGCCGGCCCCGTCCTGCGGATGTGGCGCGGCCTGCTGGTCTTCCTGTCCCGCTGGTTCCAGATCGAGTCGCTCTACAAGTTCAACGCGAAGTTCCGCCCCCGCTGGGAACCCCGCTTCGTGGTCTTCCGCACCACCCGCGACCTGCCCCGCATCGGCTTCGCCGCCATGCAGGCCGAGGGCTTCGTCACGCTGGCCCTGCCCCGGCTGCTGTCCCGCCGCTCCGGCCCCAAGCAGCGGCCCTGCGCCCACGCCGCCCTCACCCCCGCCAAGGTCGTGGCCCCGGCCGGCGAGCGCGAGATCCGCGCTGCATGA